A stretch of DNA from Aedes aegypti strain LVP_AGWG unplaced genomic scaffold, AaegL5.0 Primary Assembly AGWG_AaegL5_hic_scaff_1758_PBJ_arrow, whole genome shotgun sequence:
tctaattcttccgaaagaggtgcactttgcgaaagaggaccacgtgattattgagctgaaatcgaattcaggttaacttctgcgttcatgagtcctctcatggcgtagtggttaacgcgccccaactagagatcggggagtcgtgagttcgattctcactgagaagacgtgtaactttttcgcaaatcttcacatcaatttgtccatctaatccaattgcaaattatatgtaatgtttagcttttcggtagttactAAAATCTTTTAAAAGGGGAActtcctattctggggaatgggtttctgggaagTGTAGTACAATCCTAAAAAGTTGACCAATTGTATACAAGAGCTAAATGTGATGTGTCGTCCAATAATTAATGATTCTCCGTGCTAGGTAAAGTTCAATTATAATGACTCACATCCGGTACCTAATGCTTCTGTTTTCgaacccatttttttttcttctttttttgttCATTGATTACTTCAACGAGCaaaacaaaaacgaaaaaaatatgagCGTTTGGTCTTTCATCATATCACTATCTAGAAACAATCTTATCGCAGTCGCTGTTATCGCAGTTTGTGGCACATAATGTGTTATTCAATGACAGGACGTGTcagttttttgcaaattttgaaaccCATCACAACCGTTTCCAACAGAGAACATGAAACTATTACCTATTATATTGCTGTTAGCAACCAGCGTGTCGCTGGTCGCTGGTGCATGCAATCCAGGGCTTGGGCGACGTGAGTTTGGTAAGTTTTTGACGCTGAACAATATGTAATCATAGAGATAGATTGGTTCTTTGCACGATATTCTATAAATCTTAAATATGTACAACAGTTCACTCTCAATTTCtgcttttaattattttagcaATCTTCTAAACTTATTTTATCGAGTTTGCCTAAAATAAAACCGTCCAGAGTCTATTTATAAAAGTTATAATTGGCAGGTAAATTCGTAGACTTCAGAAGCAGAAATATTTCTAGAATAATCTaacgaaaatataaaaattgaccTTTAATCTTTAGtgatataaataaatgaaaaaaaaatctacatagCATGTATGGATGTAAAGGAACTAAAAGGCCTTCTCAGTGATTGGCTTAATGATTTTAAATGATTTCATCTAGGGTTTCAAGTTTTACGGCACACTAACACATTCGACCTTAGTATTCTGCCAAACCTAAAACAATCCATGACATTTCACAGCACTGCTCGTTCCacggcagtttttttttttttaaaagcatATGAAATTTCTAATGCAAATACATTCTCTTTTATTAGGTGACTTCCAGATGTACATACTTCACGCCACTAAGGGACCATTTTTCGAGGCGCAGAATATATCGTTGACGTTCGATTATCAAGTCAATCCAATTGACACCATTGAGGTGACTTTCGTTGACATCAACACTTCTTTGGAGGTAAACGTGAAGACTGAGagtttattttgaaacatgtaTAATATgctcatttattttttgtagaATCAATGTGTGACAACTTTTCCCGGAACACAAGTTCTTGCAAGAGGCTTCGAAATCACTGTGACAACTTTAAACCCTGTCCTCGAATTTTCTGGAACAGCAACTGTTTTTGGAATACGTAGattgtgaaaatgtaaaatgcgATTAAATTTTTCGTGAGAACATGTTACTTTTTTAGATTCTTAAGTTCACTGACATCCGAACCTTCCTTTATAGTAAAGTATTCGAAGTGTTATAAACTCTACACAATGTGCAAGAAAATGAAGCCACTAGAATAAACAAATACTCATGTTAAGAAATGTAGCCAATTACAGTTAATTATAAGTACGGTTCAATTATTCATCATCATTAATTTATCAACACCAAGCAAAGACAACATTAGCAATTCTATAGAAAGTATAACCCTTGGTTCTAATAAGTGACAACACAACggatcatagaaaaaaaaatgaaaaacacacTGACACTCCAGACGGCATTTGTTTACACATCACTCGATGCATATCGCATTTCTTTTCCATCCGGTACGGAAGGCGTAGTAATTGTAATTTTCGCAATTTACCGCGAAACAATAGAGCCAGGACCAGCGTTTTCCAATCAACTTTATTCACGTAGCTTTATTATTATTCGCAATGCAACACACGCTTTGTAAACACAATTCTGAGTTTCAATCCTGAAAGAAGCAAAACCCGTTTGGGGTTTTAAAAGATTGATTCGAAATTTGGAGTAACGCGCTTTTCATTTTTACACCTCCATATTTCCTTTGTACGGCTATATCTCATTGAGTTTTGTGAATTTTTGTGTACAAAGAGCGAGATTTCCCCACCTGTTTTTGTACAATGCTGAAATGTTAATATGATTAACACAAGAAGAGGAATCGTTTGAAGGTTATCAAAATGTTTAGTAATGTTGCTTGTGTGGATTAGGAGCATATTTTTGTGATAGACAGCCATGTTAAAATATAAGCAGTTTACGTCCAAAAAATGAGAACAATGTCATTTTTTCCAGAGTTTTTGTACTAAAGAATtacgaaaaaatgaaaataccaCCACGACAAAATCAAAGAGGTTGAGTCTTTTTGTGTGAAGAACATTCCCGAAGGTTCCATTCCCAGAAGTTTAAGAAATATAACCATACAAAGGAAATATAAAGGTTTAAAAttgaaaagggcgtaactccaaatttacATCTAAACTTTCTAAACCCAAATAGGGTTTTGCTAGTATGGGTGTGTACTTTCAAGAACTGATGCCAGAATTTCGTTTCCATTGATCTCGAGAATTACACTGTGTtattgttattatattttattagaGACACTTAACCGTTTTGTAATGACTGGTGGCTTTATAATAtcctaaaaatgtaagctaTCTGTTGTTCTATTATATGCACTgtagtttcatatttttacataTTCAATTCCAGTAATGTTCTGATTTTGGGTTATTAATTATATCTTAATGATGGGAAATAGGAGAAAGCATTCCAATGTTTGCAATATCCGTTAGAACTGCGATAAATTACTGTATTTCACCTGACACTTCATCACTTGTTTAATTAAAGAAAACACGCATATTCTCGCGCAAATTGCAAATGCTCAACATCTACTTGAACGGAAGTACATCGTGCCAAGTTGTCTCTCATCATTGAAGCAGTATCGTCTACCTAGCTTGTGCTCAAGTTTGAGTTAACGAGACACTTGCTTTCCGCCGATGGGTTACGTTACGTAGCGTCGTTGTCGTCTATCAGTCTGGTGCACCCCTACACTTTGCTGAGGGGTCGCTTACAATGGACGTTTGGATACCACAATCCACCGCAATGAGTAGACGACAGTAAAAAAGGGTCCCATTTTATGGAAAAGGATGCCTTATTATTTGTTTGCTGTTAGGCTCGGATGCCATCATtatgtagcattttttcacgtttCGCTAAAAATGTCAACCCTCGAGTGGCTTGTTTCGCTCGTTTTGCCGGTATTTTCGGATCTTGTTGAAGACTCTCCCTGGAtggattgtatttttttttactgttttacaTCCCTAAGTGTTACATTCTACCACAtcttttttgattttcactTAGATTCTCACGAAATCAAAAATCTTATGCGGGAAGCAGAATGTATCTTGCAGATGTAAGTATTACACCAGATTATAAGTAATAGTTATACTTCATATCCCACTTCTGATGTTGCAGGAAATAATAAGATTGAGGTGTTctcttttcaatagtttattacGTAATGGTCATTGTCAGTCATAAGTATAAGTCGATGCCTACTTCAATTTAGATTTATTCACCAAAGCCTACTACAACTCAAAAGTATTACGATTACACATTaattcaataaaacaaaaaatatttgtattttaATGAATTAATGTGTAATCGTAATacttttgaaataattgaaaaagaatgataattttaaaagttttatgACATTACCCGAACAAACCAACCCAACAAACAATGCAAATCACCGGAAGAACTTTTCACCGGAAATgtatttttctacaatattgaCTGAAAGTTATTAGGCATAAGGCATGACCACCAATGATAACGGACAGAGGAGAttcttcc
This window harbors:
- the LOC110680721 gene encoding uncharacterized protein LOC110680721; the protein is MKLLPIILLLATSVSLVAGACNPGLGRREFGDFQMYILHATKGPFFEAQNISLTFDYQVNPIDTIEVTFVDINTSLENQCVTTFPGTQVLARGFEITVTTLNPVLEFSGTATVFGIRRL